In Acidiphilium acidophilum, one genomic interval encodes:
- a CDS encoding 50S ribosomal protein L11 methyltransferase, which yields MPQPEHLERIVLTVPATALEAFEAALGCCCRTVGFFLNEATNTWVVEGLREIDGSDGDLVTALILAEAASGITPEIERIRVPAGGWLARSYQGFPEQKIGDRFAIRGTHIKDKKPAGRHSITVDAGLAFGTGEHGSTRGCLLALEMMAKRRRPLNILDLGTGSGVLGIAGVKIWGRPVLATDIDARAVRVATANAALNGTARLFRARRADGWLSPVLRRHAPYDLVFANILARPLTAMAHQLAAKLAPGGIAILAGLLDRQARWVLSAHRRHGLVLKSRIDDGEWTTLILEKPMRAPAMRAPSMPTTAKTRIDPPFA from the coding sequence ATGCCCCAACCCGAACATCTCGAACGCATCGTCCTCACCGTACCGGCCACCGCCCTCGAAGCCTTCGAGGCCGCGCTCGGCTGCTGCTGCCGCACCGTCGGCTTCTTTCTTAACGAAGCCACCAACACCTGGGTCGTCGAGGGATTGCGCGAAATCGACGGCTCGGACGGCGATCTGGTGACCGCGCTGATCCTCGCGGAAGCCGCGAGCGGCATCACCCCCGAGATAGAGCGGATCAGGGTTCCTGCCGGCGGCTGGCTCGCGCGCAGCTACCAGGGCTTTCCCGAACAGAAAATCGGCGATCGATTCGCCATTCGCGGCACGCACATCAAGGATAAAAAGCCCGCCGGGCGCCACAGCATCACGGTCGATGCCGGGCTCGCCTTCGGAACCGGCGAACACGGCTCGACGCGCGGCTGCCTGCTCGCCCTGGAAATGATGGCCAAGCGCCGCCGCCCGCTCAATATTCTCGATCTCGGCACCGGCTCGGGCGTGCTCGGGATTGCCGGGGTGAAAATCTGGGGCCGCCCGGTGCTCGCCACCGATATCGACGCGCGGGCGGTCCGGGTCGCCACCGCCAACGCGGCGCTCAACGGCACCGCCCGCCTGTTCCGCGCCCGCCGCGCCGATGGCTGGCTCAGCCCGGTGCTGCGCCGTCACGCACCGTATGATCTGGTCTTCGCCAACATCCTCGCCCGTCCGCTCACAGCGATGGCGCATCAGCTGGCGGCCAAACTCGCCCCCGGCGGCATCGCGATCCTCGCCGGCCTGCTCGACCGTCAGGCCCGCTGGGTGCTCTCGGCCCACCGACGACACGGGCTGGTGCTGAAATCACGGATCGACGATGGCGAATGGACCACGCTGATTCTCGAAAAGCCGATGCGCGCCCCCGCCATGCGCGCCCCCTCAATGCCCACCACAGCAA